The Melitaea cinxia chromosome 16, ilMelCinx1.1, whole genome shotgun sequence genome contains the following window.
AATCCCGAAATTCACTCTTTTAAACCTCAACTAGGTCCGTGGGACGGTGGCACGAATATTACTATAGAAGGTATAAATTTAGGGCGAAATATATCTGACATCTATAACGGGGTAACAATTGCGGGCATAAAATGTCAGCCTATCATcgagttatatattaaaacgagGCGTATCGTTTGTACTGTTGATGGTCCGGGAGAAGAAGTTCCCCGAGATGGACCAGTCGTAGTGCGTGTCGCGGATTATCGTGGAGAGTCGAAACATCATTACGCCTTTGTCAATCCAAAAATAAATTCGATTCAACCCAAATACGGTCCGCAATCTGGTGGTACAAAATTAAGTATAACAGGTGAATATCTGAATGCTGGAAGTAATATTCAGGCCTTTATCGATGATTTACCGTGTGCTATTTTGTCTGTATCTCACGAGGAAGCGGTCTGTAGAACTAGTCACTCATATCAACTAAAAATGGGCACGCTACGGATGCGGTTCGATAATGGAATGCGTACGTTAGAGCGCGAAAAATTCGAGTACATCGAAGATCCCGTTGTAGTTTCCGTAGAATCTGGCCCACCATTAGCATCACAACGCAAGCAACCCAAGGGCATTCCGTCCGGAGGGATAAACATCAAAGTAATGGGTCGTAATTTCCATTCCATTCGGTTTCCACAAATATACGTGTATCACGATAACAGGCCGTATATAGCTCCTTGTCATAGAGTCGATTTTCAAACACATCTCATATGTGAATCTCCTGGGATCGAAAGCGCTGGCCTGAATCTAGATCCTGATAAGCCGTTAGAGTTAGAATACGGGTTCAATATGGACGATGTTCAAAGTGTACAAAATCTTACCACCAAAACTGGTGAAGCATTCCTTCTATATCCTGATCCAATTTATGAAAAATTTGATGAggatgttaaatattataagtccGAATATTTGACAATTAATGGTCAAAATTTAGATAGGGCTTGCACCGAGTTAGATGTCGAAGTTCATATTGGGGAAAGTATATGTAATGTTACTTCTCTTTCTAGGCATCAATTAACGTGCAGGCCACCGTCTCGAGACGAATTACCAGACGGGGTAGATACCCCAGAGGTGGTCGTCAAGGTCGGACGCGCTCTTACTTATAAGATTGGTAAATTATCATATTCGTCGCAGGCAGGCTTGCAGGCAGCAATAGGAAAGCCAGTGTTATTCGGTGTTATAGCAAGTATCGTAATATTCATATTAGTGTTAGTCGTGTTTCTAGTTATGTATAGGAGAAAATCCACTGAAAATATTAGAGTTTTAAAGAATATGCAGGAGCAAATGGATATTTTAGAATTAAGGGTAGCCGCGGAGTGTAAGGAAGCCTTTGCGGAACTTCAGACTGAAATGACAGACTTGACGGGAGACGTTACGGGCGGTATACCTTTCCTGGATTACCGTACGTATGCTATGAAGATATTGTTTCCCAATATAGACGACCACGCCGTCCTCCAATGGGAACGCCCAGAGCTTATTAGGAAAGAAAAAGGTCTGAGATTGTTTGGACAGTTAATTATGAACAAAACATTCCTTCTATTATTTATTCGTACTTTAGAAAGCAATAGGTATTTTTCAATGCGTGATCGCGTTAATGTAGCTTCTCTCATAATGGTAACCTTACAAAGTAAAATGGAATATTGTACCGATGTTTTAAAGACACTCTTAGCAGAGCTTATAGAGAAATGCATGGAAAGCAAAAGCCATCCTAAATTGCTGCTTAGGCGTACTGAAAGCGTCGCTGAAAAAATGTTGAGCGCGTGGTTCACTTTCCTCTTATATAAATTCCTTCGTGAATGCGCTGGCGAGCCTCTTTACCTTTTGTTTAGGTCAATGAAAGGTCAAGTAGACAAAGGACCTGTAGATGTTATAACGTCCGAGGCGCGATATTCTTTAAGCGAAGAAAAATTAATTAGGCAGTCGATCGATTTTAAACCAATGACCGTGAGCGTGTCCATATCGCAACAAACAATCTTTGTTAGCGGTTTAGAAGCTACAACAGAAAACGTGCAAGTAAAAGTTCTCGACTGTGATACGATTAGCcaagtaaaagaaaaatgtttagACGCTATTTACCGCGCCACACCGTACTCTCAGAGACCTAGTCGTGACGAGTTAGATTTGGAATGGCGCACGGGCGCTTGCGGTCGTTTAATTCTGTACGATGAAGATAGCACCACTAAATGTGAAGGTGAATGGCGTAAGCTCAATACTCTTAATCACTATCGCGTACCCGACGGCGCTTGCTTAAGTTTAGTCGCTAAACAGAGCTCGGTTTATAATCTTGCTAACATGGAAAAGAACGATAAGTCTCATACTTATGAAACTCTCAATAGGGGCAAGTACGGTTCTGCTAGCCCCCCAGCTAGCCCTCTTAAGTATGAACACGGCGGTGGTTTTAAATACTGGCATCTCGTTAGGCACCACGATGGTGACGCACACAAAGAGGGAGAGCGTGGAAATAAAATGGTATCTGAAATATATCTTACACGTCTTCTCGCTACTAAGGGCACGCTTCAGAAGTTTGTCGATGACTTATTTGAGACTATTTTCAGCACCGCGCATCGCGGCTCCGCTCTACCTCTTgcaattaaatatatgtttgaTTTCCTCGATGATCAAGCTCTTCAACATGCAATATCCGATCCCGAAGTGGTTCATACTTGGAAAAGCAATTCTCTTCCCTTGCGTTTTTgggtaaatttaattaaaaatcctaATTTCGTATTTGACGTTTACAAGTCTAACACAGTCGACTCGTGCTTATCTGTAATCGCGCAAACTTTTATGGATTCGTGCTCGACATCCGACCACATCCTCGGCAAAGATTCTCCTTCTTCTAAGCTTCTGTACGCTAAAGATATTCCAGTGTATAAGGAATGGGTAGAGCGGTATTACGCAGATATAAAACTGATGCCCGCCATATCCGATCAGGATATGAATGCGATGCTGGCCGAGGAGTCTCGGCTGCACACTAAAGAGTTCAACACGAACTGCGCGCTGAACGAGCTATACGCGTACGCGGTGAAGTACAACGAACAGCTCATGGTGACGCTCGAGGAGGACGAGTTCTCGCAGAAGCAGCGGCTCGCGTTCCGCCTCGAGCAGGTTCACGGCCTCATGGCGCACGACTACAACGTGTGATCGGCGTGCGAGGCCCGTACCCACAGCCCTGTATATACTGCCCACGCACATATCTATGCTGGCAACTATTGTATATATTAGATAGTGTACAGtctttaatattgtaatttttgtattatttcagCGGTCCGAtgtcgttttttaattttatatatgaactTTGTATTGATTTTACACGACGAATCCGACCGGCCGCGGTCGTGCCACAGTATGCATCGTAAACTAAAAATTGTGTATGTCTGTCTATGTGTGCTCGCGTCGTACGAGTTAATGTTACGTCGATCGGTGTAAAATGTGTGTCGCAAATGAAATCGCATGTAAGCCCGCCGGCGAGCGACGCATCGCTCGCCGACGGgcgatttttaaatttgtactcGCAGTCTACTTAACGAAATAACCGTCAGTGATCCGGTGAACGATTCCATTAATAAATATCGTCGAATGTACGTATTGTGTTTTATTGAACGCGCAGCGCCATTGTCCGCGTCCGACGAAAGCCCTCGCGTCTCGGCAGCTGTCCGCAGGGAGAACGCGGTGCGGTGCCGCCTCGCTAGTCTCGCTAACTCGCTCTCCGGTGTCCCGTCCCCCCGTGCGGTGTCCGAGTGTCCGGTGTCCGACAGCCGCACGGTGTCGCGTAGTCCGTCCCGAGCGCTGCGAGACGGCAAGGCGGCAGGTATGAACCGCGGCCCTGCTTTTTCAGCCGGTACGTGAGAATCGTGGCGCGCACGACATTCGCGGTCTTGAACAACATATACTGCATACCCGCTTACGTGGTGTGGATGATGGCGCTGCGTCTGACGAGACCCTTGAACGCATCCCTCTATTGGAAGATCGAAGGACTAATGTACCATTGGCTGTTGGCGATGGTGTCGCTGTGGGCGTGGACGGCCGGATATGAAAGTAAGTACGATAACTATCATGAAAAACGAGGAATCAAGTAGTAGCTATCTGCCGTTAAAACGTGTTATGACAAAAATATGAAACACATAAGCCTAAATacgtttaaatatttcttgtaaCTAAGCAAGAAAATATTACACTGAATCGTAATTTAGTGTATGCTCAGACCAGCATGAGGAGGTAGTTAGTGAATAAACTTTTACTATTGTTTGTTATGACAGCGTTTCCACGCGATGCCTGCGTTTTTTTCCCTTTTGTTTGTGAATTTATCTTAATTTACTTGAAACTAAACTTGATTACGTAAGCTAGGAAGTAATTAACGGCACACATGACGCCGAATATGATTCATTGAGGTTTACTTCTTTTAAAGAACAAATATTACTTGTTTTAAAATTCCACGTTAaagatatctttaaaaaaaatagtagataCGACAGTATATATTTACAATCTAATTCTTTGATGTGAATAAGTAACATACGAAGATAAAAATGATTCAttcaatgatataaaaataacgatAGTGTATAGAAACAATAATTGAGGTTTCAATGATGGTTAGTTAAGGCGCTAGTCCCATTTTTcgacattataattttttagtttgttCTACAGAACTTGAATTTTAACACTAATTTGAAAACTGGAAATCAGtactttgtaattttgtttttaaattttcttcttACATAATTAACTAAGTATTAAAAGTATATACAGATACCAATAATTTTAACACACAGAAACTAGTTAAATGgtataaattgttttcaaacaaGTTATGTAATATTCACAATAATATAAGACATTTTTATACTGTattcaattacaatttttaatttgaagttaaTTAACTATTGAATGGTTCGGatggttatttttaattgaattaactAAACTAAATTAGTCTGTCAATGTCTCACAGCTTGGCAAGTTTCTTCTATACTGAAGATGATTAGAGCTTAAGAAGCCTCGCTGCTTCTTTGCAGCTTAGCAGATAACTTTTCTACTGAGAGTAACGATCCTTAACAGATATTTATGATTACAATCGAGAACGACGGCCTTTTGTGTGTGCAAGAGAAATGCACAGATCAGAAACGTGTCCAAAtacgattataataataataataaacgcttcaatacaaatgtctgtcgttagcggggatcgagcccgcgaCCGTCACTGCAACAGCCATTGCTATATATTTGCGCCAACGAGTCGTCAAATATGCGATACAAACTGGAGTTGAACTCGTAGGTAATTGTCATGTTAAATACTGTTATCACAGAATGGTCGGTGTTCAAACCAATGAAAGCTAAACAGTAtagtttaattaacaaaatataatctaGAAACTACCGaacaacatttgtattgttaaattggaaagaaaaagaaatatcaacgACATCGCACGAGTACTGTTCGACCAAGGTAAGTGATATTATTgtcattgaatatttattacgaAAGAACACGCGATTACACTCGGTAGGATAATACGAGTAGCAAGCAATGAAGTCATCCTCGCAGCTCAGAAAAACTTAGCAACTAATCTCAGCGAATAAAagtctaagttacttcttattacatcagctatctgccagtgaaagtccggtcaaaatcagtccagctgtttccgagattagctggaacaaacagacagacaaaaattgtaaaattgatattttgatatatgtacccggtgtacatacatccatatgcatttagttaaaagctgttcactccaattttatttatttgtacctcAGATGTGTGACGTAATAATCAGTGAAGAAATAAGCTTTAGATGCGTTTTATAGCCCTAACATGATTTTTGATACTAAAAATAGATGacattacttaaatttaaaatctgttACAAAATGTGATAAAGTGTTACAAGTATACATCCGTtacatatagttttttttttttgttaaaaaattaggaaGCTAATGAGGCCGCAGATGCCGGAAATTaactgtatttattaaaaatgtttacaataacaattctaacaataaatatagacCGGTTAGATTCGGTTCGTACTATTATAAAATTCCAAGTAAATACGAATGTTATCATTAAGCTTATCTATATTGATCTCCAGATGATTTTTTTTCCTGTAGCGATATCAAAGAATTTGAAACAAGTGACGCATGTCGGCCACGTTTACTTATGAGCGATTACGTTAcacgaatattaaatatttcttaagtgAAACTTACTGAATATGCATGATCGTATGACTAAGAATTGTCATAAGATCCATTGTTAGAAAGTTTAGGTTAATTTAAACATGTAGCGACATGTTTATCATGACTCACTATGCCGTGCCTATCAGAAATCGGCATCAGCTGGAGGACGTGATTATTTCATTCAATtccctaatatttttactaGTTTTGAGTCGAATAAATTCACGTAGTTTTGGAAAGGAAATGTGATGCTCATTAAGCGTTTATGAAAGCGGATCCGTATTTAGCGTAACCGGAAAAATTATACGTAAATCGAAGAAAAAAATTGCCTCATTCAACTGTTTACTTCGAGTCGGTCGAGTTACGTGGAAGTAGGTTTCAAAGCAGGTTCGACAAACGTATTACGTTCGATTTGATTAAGAGATAACACCCTTCCTTTCGCAAGCGTATTAGATTTAGCATGCGCTGTAATTGATTTGGCGAAGTGTGTAGAGCAGTCTTTTAAACAATGGCGTTTGGAAACGGCCGGACCGGTCGGCGAGGCGAGCTGTATTGACCTTATGCGGCTGCGTAGTTTATACGGCCAACGGAGGACGGTCGATGACCGTTCCCTCCCAGCTAGGAATGCCGCCTCACCCCCCACTCGTCATGTCACGTTGCATTTCGAGTGGCGAATTTGCATGTCACCGCCAGATTCTGACTTTAGAACTTTTGCAAACTGTATTTAAGTTTGAATTCGGTTACGTATAAAATTTTGAAGCGATAGATCGAGCGTGGCGTGTTCAGTTCGTGAATTGGATTAGTCGACTAACTTATAACTCGGCTAGATTGATAagttttttgaattattatttagttatacaCTAAAACGCTTgctttcgattttatttaacttacaaCCTTTTCTTTCGATATTCAAATGAAATTGAGTCACATGGTCGGCGACACACTTACGTGTCTGGTTCGATTCGATGTAAACTAGTCGTTTCTTTGGTATTTGAAGCGTGATTCATAATTCATTGCGGCTTGTATTGAGTGATTTTTAACCAGCTGAGATTTATGCAACTCGATCTACTAATTAATAAGAGTTATGATTTTAGCGTaggttataatattataatatgttttatatgcCATTAACAATTTCGTAATCTTCCTTAACCTTCTTTATGTGTGtagtgtaatattattattaaatatagataaaatataaatgtgattTATATTAATAGAACTTGACGTTACTTTAATGATATCAccctataaaatataaaaggtaAATTATACACTCATAAAATTCTAACGCtatgataatatattatattatcgttatattaattttaccattatggtataatttattataaaatgatattactTACATAATTTCGTGTTACAACTAACAATAAACTACGTAACTTAATGCAATTTAAACTATATCTTCTATAACGTTTAAAAACAGCTTTAAGGCCTATTTGACCAGTTGTGGATAGCCACGGtctggataacgctatttgacggatgacgacacaaatagactttgacagtgGGACCCATTTCTCCCCAATTAGTAAACTGCAACCTTAAGATTGAATGCGAATAGAAATctatcataaatatagtagaatacCAATCCATCACACTGCTTTCTACAATTGCTCGTTTACAGCGCAGTCATTAATTCTGTGGAATGCCTTGCCTAAAAGTATTAGGGAGGCTAAAACTCTTACATCATTTAAGAAGCTACTTAAAGATTTTTACTTGAATTGTTAGTGAAAAGCTGGCCTGTGTTAGAAAATTTACTcgcaattatttgttaattgctgtcaataattattcaatttcaatcaaaaaatcaaattcaatcCACTTCGTTTTGCCTTTTTGCTGACCCTACTTTGTGTTGTTGTAAAatctctaccccaaggttgtctggaagaaatcgcttacctaacgataagaccgcctttgtgcataatattattgtgtaagttttattttttaagatacttatgtatgttagtttgtaatatgcacaataaaatagatttcttcttcctcttcttctagaatacaataaaaataataatgaattaaatactttactgtcggataccgtcatccgtcaaatagcgttattcacAATTGGTGAAGATGGCCATAATCTAATATAATTCTTATCTACCAAATATCTAAGAAGTTCTGTTTCTTTTCTGTTATATCTTATACTGTATCTGATTAGGGAAAAGTTGCAATTATATCTACGATGAGATAATTTACACCGTCGATCTGATGGTAGCAACTGAAACAAATGGTATTCAACCGGTGTACGCCTACGTGGtcattatacatttaaatcagGAGTGCTATAAATTCCATAGGAACATCCTCCGATTGTCGTCGGGACCAAATGAGGATGTTATACGCTAGGGGTATTATATTTTGATCGTCCTGTCTGCTATTTCATAACAGAGCAtacaatttattcatatttttataagatcTTTACAAGAAAACGCtgactttttattactttggaAGAATGTAGGAAATCTAGGAAATTTAAGTCGACAAAACAAATCTACGATGCTGTCTAGATTAACcaattctttaatttaaaaaaagttgaagTTTTATAAAGCAAATTGTCATTCACATTGCGACTAcacataacattatttttagatttgttAGAAATCTAAAAATAACTCATTAAGAACAGTAAAGGGCAAAGCGGTAATAATTCATAAAGACGACTCATGTTTTGGAGAATACAGTATTTAAAAcgatcaaaagaaaatgttGAAACcataaagaattataaaataaaaaataaaatcctaaTCGCATGTTTTTGAGTAAAATATCGTAACGGAATCAGATTTATACGATAGTAAgtacaaatgaaaataacaacaataataaacgcttcacacttatCAGCTCCCAGCAGGATTATCTCCcgtgtcgggggtccagaaaaatattacacaagcacaaacgccaaaaccacggcaaacaactatatggccaataaaaacgtttaccatgtgcggggatcgaacccgcaaccgccagcgcaacagccacaaaccagtactgcGACCATTGCGCCCAACACGTCGTCGTCAATGTTTACGCGTCGCGTAACGCgtcgttaattattaaaacatcaaataagtattaaatttaaaataaatatacacgcaatttatttaataaaaaaataacggtTAATTGAGTTATTAgattattacgttttttttttttttttgttatacatttGGTGCGTTTTTGTGAGCCATTTTGTTCTAATGACACACATGACCTAAGTTATTTATGATTCAGACCCTTTGAGACATCCTTccgacttttttgttttatgaattGCCCATTGATTAAGTTTGTGAGTTTATTGGTTCGCCTTACTTATGACTCAATGTTCCGGTCATTTAAAGTCGTtgcttgttttgttttttaacatcAACGTCGGCGTGGCAacgaatttaattttctttctttgaaGTTTGTGTAACGAACCTAAAAAGATTTTAGGGCAATGTGTGTATAAGACTATTTTCACAGAAGTCTACTTTTACGTTTTGAAAGATGTATcagttatttatctttttattaaaaagtgcaCATTTCTGAAAAATCAGGGCAATTTACAATGAACTTAAATACTTAACTTGTAAAATTTGCAAAAAGTATTCGATTTCGTATAAAGGCTTGTGGTTGCTTTGTCATCGTTCTTAatcataagtaaaaaaattttcaGGTAAATAAAGACTCGCGTGTTTTATTAGTTCGTttgaaatattagttttatgATAAGTGGACAAGTATTCTAAaccacaaaagttttaaatataaatattatgtcacTTTATGTCCTATAGGGGGGGCCGTCAATATAATGTGACATCATATACTCTATAACTAACGGAAAATTAGACGCATCTAATGATGATACCTCATTTGTCTAATTATGACAAGTACCCTCCACATACCCGTCCTTTTGGCTTTGGCGTAGTCCGGTAAAAACAGTGGTGAACTTTACATATAAGTAGGTatgttagttttataatttttttattattattattttagaaactattattatgtatttaatgatattagttttctatagatatattattagttGGTATAATaagttacatatatatttttttctgtttgtcacAACTTGTGGACAGAAAGTATGGAtacttcaaattaaaatgagGATGTACTGATGGTGTTTGCAtagtgatgattattatttttgtacagcTACTAGAAACTAGTACTAGTACTACAAGTACTAGAAAGaccttaaattttaagttttttacttttaaaaatatctaaacatGGATGACACAAAGCTTCACGAGAATAGCCGTTGTTAAGATGAACAAGGTGACGCATTGATGCTAAAATTAACACCACGATAACTTATGGGCCAAAAGAAAGTAAGTGCATTCTGTATGCCCCTTATGTTTAAATCATTAAGATGAAATttagacttttttatttcatgttataaaacaaataggTCTTTGTTTAGTGAACATTTGCCAGATTTACTTTGGATTATTGTTGTTGGTTAAGTTTTGTTACTGCCaagttttattactaaaaaatgtCTGGTCTAAAAGTTCTTGGAATCTTAAActgaataataaatgtaaatatatctaCATAA
Protein-coding sequences here:
- the LOC123661158 gene encoding plexin A3; this translates as MWRVLLALGAACAAARASQDVVCTFSDKLAAPTSLFNHLVVDRNTGRVYIGAVNIIYQLSPDLELAQSIKTGPVNDSAQCTFDCPPNFVKKPTDNVNKALVIDYATSRLITCGSVLQGLCSVRNLNNISHDVREVREPVVANNVSASTVAFIAPGPPNPPMTQVMYVGVTFTGNSPYRSEVPTVSSRSLEDDRLFMIARTAVTTGTRMFVNSLSRERYPINYVYGFSSEGFSYFLTTQLRGVGSDTYYSKLVRVCHDDENYYSYTEIPMSCMGEGGGNFGYNIVQAAFVGKAGSVLAGELGITAQHDVLFAAFSQSESINTNTPSNLSALCVYSLKAIRRKFMQNIKTCFSGNGSRGLDFISPSHACISTKLQSISEDFCGLDVNTPLGGEQPVEAVPVAVFKKRLTAVAATATGDYTVVFAGTAEGHLKKIVVESATSAFEYGDIVVDEGSPVNKDLFFDTQLMHLYVMTERKVSKVKVQECSVYKSCLTCLGAKDPYCGWCSLENKCSLRSDCQDAAKDPLYWISYRSGRCTTITQVTPNQLQRTTARTLDLVIENLPTLNGQFLCAFTALDRTLITNATRKPYGVNCTTPRTDTLPPIPAGQHHFTAKLSVRTTQGPDFVATNFTFFDCNTYSSCTQCVSSSFPCDWCVDGHRCTHDTAENCRNDILVTGVSRIGPSYRSGPGFCPTINSTSDGTNEILVPSGVKKAIKVKVHIIGQFIVQTRFVCQFNIEGRVTHVNAQLLADTIYCEAVEFTYTSRAPNITASFAVIWGGSKPLDNPDNTHILIYRCNDMADNCGICLALPEKFGCGWCQGSDRCEVQEQCGAPSVWLNRTQTCPNPEIHSFKPQLGPWDGGTNITIEGINLGRNISDIYNGVTIAGIKCQPIIELYIKTRRIVCTVDGPGEEVPRDGPVVVRVADYRGESKHHYAFVNPKINSIQPKYGPQSGGTKLSITGEYLNAGSNIQAFIDDLPCAILSVSHEEAVCRTSHSYQLKMGTLRMRFDNGMRTLEREKFEYIEDPVVVSVESGPPLASQRKQPKGIPSGGINIKVMGRNFHSIRFPQIYVYHDNRPYIAPCHRVDFQTHLICESPGIESAGLNLDPDKPLELEYGFNMDDVQSVQNLTTKTGEAFLLYPDPIYEKFDEDVKYYKSEYLTINGQNLDRACTELDVEVHIGESICNVTSLSRHQLTCRPPSRDELPDGVDTPEVVVKVGRALTYKIGKLSYSSQAGLQAAIGKPVLFGVIASIVIFILVLVVFLVMYRRKSTENIRVLKNMQEQMDILELRVAAECKEAFAELQTEMTDLTGDVTGGIPFLDYRTYAMKILFPNIDDHAVLQWERPELIRKEKGLRLFGQLIMNKTFLLLFIRTLESNRYFSMRDRVNVASLIMVTLQSKMEYCTDVLKTLLAELIEKCMESKSHPKLLLRRTESVAEKMLSAWFTFLLYKFLRECAGEPLYLLFRSMKGQVDKGPVDVITSEARYSLSEEKLIRQSIDFKPMTVSVSISQQTIFVSGLEATTENVQVKVLDCDTISQVKEKCLDAIYRATPYSQRPSRDELDLEWRTGACGRLILYDEDSTTKCEGEWRKLNTLNHYRVPDGACLSLVAKQSSVYNLANMEKNDKSHTYETLNRGKYGSASPPASPLKYEHGGGFKYWHLVRHHDGDAHKEGERGNKMVSEIYLTRLLATKGTLQKFVDDLFETIFSTAHRGSALPLAIKYMFDFLDDQALQHAISDPEVVHTWKSNSLPLRFWVNLIKNPNFVFDVYKSNTVDSCLSVIAQTFMDSCSTSDHILGKDSPSSKLLYAKDIPVYKEWVERYYADIKLMPAISDQDMNAMLAEESRLHTKEFNTNCALNELYAYAVKYNEQLMVTLEEDEFSQKQRLAFRLEQVHGLMAHDYNV